From a single Oncorhynchus nerka isolate Pitt River linkage group LG11, Oner_Uvic_2.0, whole genome shotgun sequence genomic region:
- the LOC115136910 gene encoding zinc finger and BTB domain-containing protein 38-like has product MATMNQQMTVTSPCTQGLMDSSHPQALLSRLNEQRSQGLFCDVTIVVEDVKFRAHRNILAACSGYFRSAFTSTEVWTSSQVLELMDLRSEVFASILNLLYCSKVTSSPSTEDTRCLMAAGKRLGIPFLEKLVEQDRQDSGGPQIQTSTNPVKTTGRSKAQGPRKAKKETSRPEEPDSARGPRITNAFSITEVGPGNNLFTPLDLHRGERLSPDLGQTPAGCPAPCPLAVDNEPMQALSEHSYAVISQGPRDPEHRDGNQEDNKKGTKPTQSQPRQLASKNSGPLKKRHRLRAALSKSTPQTPAVAHEPVHPTGSSPTLIKPIVQHVGTSPPSLYPQTSRTNELPLAIDNGYRELDPPPLSAYTDDSISIYSCEHCPEIFTNKALLTVHTEMHKKRFVSHLFCKFCRRKFMHLKRLRNHETVCTKSQRGSPEHEPQGKEAGADHYSDSMPSTNNTVTNVQLSPTELPDPFPPTSLQMNPKSKTLQAVDKLVKPSGGQRVYNCSVCKRAYVTVSSLKRHENVHSWQRAYPCHYCNKVFALAEYRTKHEIWHTGERRYQCIFCLETFMTYYILKNHQKAFHGIDPRLSVSKKSANGGFKGSVYPIKLYRLLPMKFRKRRYKTYSQTYSEELEGSEQAPLGCSSPIPSFDDGGAMSNQDAAIFSVPVTFMATPKVVASVMPRISFDQPCDQDVDQDAGTGKQASHSEHNGPPYSYSTPLAIMQAGGESPAMDYGDGAAFQRFKNQEGNSHNLPILKSNPPSSLNRLCELSAAAQRIEAMTSQLFLPGAESLVTSKTAGGGTETYIAKPACPGPSVDGHVLPLCQITVKIGNEAIIRRRIKGSKLFPRKRKRSSGNQVEERCWDQGRPTEGSMEISSLRFRTEVTSVIEPEPCDDLTDRDTADKLWRPYYSYKPKKKSKKLRSKHRKERRRLCYSMTSSLVPRASKDYLDKGCRSAEESISSEGTELKQRLRNTSPKTAYTCDICASTFITASGLRAHVIGCHPTFCRTCAKQCPPGEAPSASFETAEDSRDYVCKSCMENGSCFDNCARSPSTEKRYRCSFCPQRFLYLATKKSHEKKHQETVGKGYSSDNYSTVPKRQAILDLGLNLKKHVIKTEEGEDQYSIDKESKMPAGSLGRFSTEKIEPKHEEWEDTGDYMSVAPEKEIPFRISDGHYQKTPMSPPCTDTFSPSPSEMQYRKPSPSEMRYRKPSPSEMQYRKPSPSEMQYRKPSTSEMQYRKPKKCIEHKEQHQTSLTSKRQNQVDYIGRETPSHKAPMTTPGADSHFSYGQSSSTYLKRDSVTRATTPSSPKSEKSTYSAKKRPLYRHNTTYHSGGKYF; this is encoded by the coding sequence ATGACCGTGACGTCTCCCTGCACCCAGGGCTTGATGGACAGCTCCCATCCCCAGGCGCTCCTCAGCAGGCTCAATGAGCAGCGCTCCCAGGGCCTCTTCTGTGATGTCACCATCGTGGTGGAGGATGTAAAGTTCCGGGCCCACCGGAACATCCTGGCTGCCTGCAGCGGATACTTCCGCAGCGCCTTCACCTCCACTGAGGTGTGGACTTCCAGCCAGGTGCTGGAGCTCATGGACCTGAGGTCTGAGGTGTTCGCCAGCATCCTCaacctcctctactgttctaAGGTTACATCATCACCTAGCACAGAGGACACTAGATGCCTGATGGCAGCTGGAAAAAGACTGGGGATTCCCTTCTTAGAGAAACTAGTGGAACAAGACAGGCAGGACTCAGGTGGGCCACAGATCCAGACCTCAACCAACCCTGTTAAGACCACAGGCCGTAGTAAGGCCCAAGGTCCTCGTAAAGCAAAGAAAGAGACCTCCAGGCCAGAGGAACCAGACAGTGCTAGAGGCCCGAGGATCACCAATGCTTTCTCTATCACTGAGGTGGGTCCCGGGAACAACCTCTTCACCCCACTAGACCTGCACAGGGGGGAGAGGCTATCACCTGATCTTGGACAGACCCCAGCGGGctgccctgccccctgccccctcgCAGTGGACAATGAGCCCATGCAGGCGCTGTCAGAGCACTCCTACGCAGTCATTAGCCAGGGACCCAGGGACCCTGAGCACAGGGATGGCAACCAGGAAGACAACAAGAAGGGCACCAAGCCCACACAGTCCCAACCAAGACAACTGGCCAGCAAAAACAGTGGCCCACTCAAAAAGCGTCACAGACTGCGAGCCGCCTTGAGTAAAAGCACACCTCAAACACCGGCTGTAGCACATGAACCTGTGCATCCAACTGGAAGCAGCCCGACATTAATTAAGCCCATTGTACAACATGTGGGAACGTCACCCCCGTCATTATACCCGCAGACAAGCAGGACCAATGAGCTGCCTCTAGCCATTGATAATGGCTATAGGGAGCTGGACCCACCTCCACTTTCAGCCTACACAGATGATAGCATATCAATCTACAGCTGTGAGCACTGTCCAGAGATATTCACCAATAAAGCACTTCTCACCGTACACACAGAAATGCACAAAAAAAGGTTTGTCAGTCATTTGTTTTGCAAGTTTTGTCGCAGGAAGTTCATGCATTTGAAGCGGTTGCGGAATCACGAGACTGTGTGCACGAAATCACAGAGGGGCTCGCCTGAACACGAGCCCCAAGGCAAAGAGGCCGGGGCAGACCATTATTCAGACAGCATGCCAAGCACGAACAATACAGTAACTAATGTCCAGTTATCTCCGACTGAACTTCCTGACCCTTTCCCTCCAACCAGCCTCCAAATGAACCCCAAGTCAAAAACACTGCAGGCTGTAGATAAGTTAGTGAAACCTAGTGGAGGCCAGAGGGTCTATAACTGCAGTGTGTGTAAACGGGCATATGTGACCGTCTCCAGTCTGAAGCGCCACGAGAATGTTCACTCCTGGCAGAGGGCATACCCCTGTCACTACTGCAATAAAGTGTTTGCCCTAGCCGAGTATCGCACCAAACACGAGATCTGGCACACAGGAGAGCGCCGCTACCAGTGCATATTCTGCTTAGAGACCTTCATGACCTACTACATCCTAAAGAACCACCAGAAGGCCTTCCACGGAATCGATCCCAGATTGTCTGTGAGTAAGAAGTCAGCAAATGGAGGATTTAAGGGCAGTGTTTACCCCATCAAACTCTACAGGCTTCTGCCTATGAAATTTAGAAAGAGACGGTACAAGACTTACAGTCAGACCTATTCAGAGGAGCTGGAGGGCAGTGAGCAGGCCCCGCTGGGCTGCAGCTCTCCCATCCCTTCATTTGATGATGGTGGTGCTATGAGTAACCAAGACGCTGCTATATTCTCAGTGCCTGTGACATTCATGGCCACTCCAAAAGTGGTGGCATCAGTAATGCCACGCATCAGTTTTGATCAGCCCTGTGACCAAGATGTAGACCAAGATGCAGGCACAGGAAAACAGGCCTCTCACTCTGAGCATAATGGGCCTCCATATAGCTATTCAACCCCCTTGGCCATAATGCAGGCAGGTGGGGAGTCCCCTGCAATGGACTATGGAGATGGTGCCGCATTCCAAAGGTTTAAGAACCAGGAGGGCAACAGTCACAATCTACCAATCCTAAAAAGTAACCCACCCAGCTCTCTGAACAGGCTATGTGAGCTCTCAGCTGCAGCTCAGAGAATTGAAGCCATGACCAGTCAGCTTTTTCTGCCAGGGGCTGAGAGCCTGGTCACTAGCAAGACTGCAGGCGGGGGAACTGAAACGTACATTGCCAAGCCTGCATGTCCAGGTCCCTCCGTGGATGGTCACGTTCTACCCCTCTGCCAGATCACAGTGAAAATTGGCAACGAGGCAATCATTCGCCGAAGGATCAAGGGCTCCAAGCTGTTCCCCAGGAAGAGGAAAAGAAGCAGCGGGaaccaggtagaggagaggtgttGGGACCAGGGCCGGCCTACAGAGGGCAGCATGGAGATCTCCAGCCTCCGCTTCAGGACAGAGGTCACTTCTGTCATAGAGCCAGAGCCATGTGATGACCTCACTGACCGTGACACAGCTGACAAGCTCTGGCGTCCCTATTACTCTTACAAACCCAAGAAGAAGAGTAAGAAACTGAGATCCAAACACAGAAAAGAGAGACGTCGTCTATGCTATTCCATGACATCCTCATTAGTGCCCAGGGCCAGCAAAGACTACCTGGATAAAGGATGCAGAAGTGCTGAAGAGAGCATCTCCAGCGAGGGTACAGAGCTGAAACAACGTCTCAGAAACACCAGCCCAAAGACGGCATACACCTGTGACATCTGTGCAAGCACCTTCATAACGGCATCTGGTCTGAGAGCGCATGTCATTGGCTGTCACCCAACTTTCTGTCGGACCTGTGCAAAGCAGTGTCCCCCCGGCGAAGCCCCCAGTGCCAGCTTTGAGACCGCTGAGGACAGCAGGGATTACGTATGCAAGAGCTGTATGGAAAATGGCTCCTGCTTTGACAATTGTGCCCGCAGCCCCAGCACAGAGAAGCGGTATCGTTGCTCCTTCTGCCCCCAGCGCTTCCTCTACCTCGCAACCAAGAAGAGCCATGAAAAAAAACACCAAGAGACAGTAGGAAAGGGGTACAGCAGCGACAACTACTCCACAGTCCCAAAACGCCAAGCAATTTTGGACTTAGGCTTAAATCTGAAAAAGCATGTCATCAAaacagaggaaggggaggatcAATATAGCATCGACAAGGAGAGCAAAATGCCAGCGGGATCACTAGGCAGGTTCTCAACAGAGAAGATAGAGCCTAAGCACGAGGAATGGGAGGACACAGGTGACTACATGTCAGTGGCGCCCGAGAAAGAGATTCCATTTAGAATTAGTGATGGACACTATCAGAAAACTCCAATGTCACCCCCCTGCACCGACACCTTTTCTCCTTCCCCTTCAGAGATGCAGTATAGAAAGCCTTCCCCTTCAGAGATGCGGTACAGAAAGCCTTCCCCTTCAGAGATGCAGTACAGAAAGCCTTCCCCTTCAGAGATGCAGTACAGAAAGCCTTCCACTTCAGAGATGCAGTATAGAAAGCCTAAAAAGTGCATTGAACACAAAGAGCAACATCAGACAAGCCTCACGTCCAAAAGGCAGAATCAAGTAGACTATATCGGTAGAGAGACACCCAGCCATAAGGCCCCTATGACCACACCAGGAGCAGACAGTCATTTTAGCTATGGGCAGTCTTCTTCTACATATCTGAAAAGAGACTCTGTCACTAGGGCAACCACTCCCTCCTCGCCCAAGTCAGAGAAGAGTACATACAGTGCAAAGAAGAGACCTCTTTACAGACATAATACTACTTATCATTCAGGAGGGAAATACTTTTAA